GAAGTCAAATCAATTAAAAACCCTTAAGATACATTCTTCACCTAAAAACTGTACACAATAGTGGTGCTTTTAGTCATGGAGTTAAAACAAGTCAATGTCATCCCTGGTACAAGGCAAGATACTTAGAGGTCAGTCACTCTCAAACTTCAATGAGAAGTGAAGTGAGCTCTTGCAGGGCGTACCTGACTGCCATTTCAATTGTAAATAAGCAAGgatggtacagtacatccctCTGATCCCATGTTTCAAACTCTTTACGAagagtttaaaacatttttacattgtgAGTTCAGACAGTCTTTAAAATTGTTTGAAGATCCCTTAAGGAAGAGGAACAAAATTATAAGAGGTTTTCATTCAGTACCtttgttaaaatataatatttcaatGTAAACATAGCAAGCATGTCTGAGGCATTGATTTATTAATAGAACTTTATTTACTCATATATATTGTAGTagggaatattattttttagcaGAATGCATCAAGAAGCTTTATATAGGGGTCTTTTTACTAACATAGCAAGTTTAGTCAGCATTAACCAAAGTATAGATTTCTGGTATAGGTATTTTACTGAATAAATCTGTAAAGAAAAGCATGTTTCCAGTTTCTGTTTTACAATGCACATTTCATTTAATCAGATTTGCGATACACCCATCCTCTAAGATTCTGTTTTGCTGTTTAATTCCCCAGTTTTTAAACGTTAAACATTTTCTGACATGAATTGTGGAATATTAGTAAATATTCCATCTACTGCTACACAATGTTGTCTTCAAGGGGGACAGAAATGGCACTTTGGCATGAGCTTCCTAAAAACCCCAATCTTAAAACAGGAAGCGAATTAGGAATGTAAAGGTGAAAAGAAACAAGGGAGAAAATGGAAAGCTGCATACTTGTGATGGATTGTACATCTTGTGTGTTTGATTTTTCTGTCTTTGGGGAATCCTTCCACCCTTTGTTGCCATCAGAACTATGGCCGCTTATTCCTGGTAAAGGGTCACGACAGCCTGCTGCctatcctggaagcacaggacatGAGGCATGACTCCACAATGGGAGAGACACTGGGAAACAGTGGCTTCAGTTCTGTGTCCTAGACTGCGACCTGGTAATGTTCACATCGAAGCTTCTGTAGGACAAGTCCACAGGGATACAAGGACAGAATATCGAAGTTTAGAATTAACAATATATTCAGAATGCAGACCAATAGGTATACAGGTATCGGGACTTTTAACACATCAGTCATTTGTTTAATGTACCACTGTTTTTGAAtgtttaatttacagttgggtaataaataaatgtttacatAGCAGAGTACAAACCATCAAAATTGTACTGTCATAGGCAGAACAAAAAGCCTGCAAGTTCTGTATTAATCGAAATTAGACAGAAATTAAAACGTGCCTGAAGAAGGAACAATATTTTCAGTTCTTTCGTTATGATGTGGCTGAATAGTGTGCCGTGTTTGGTTGGGAGTTTTACTGGAGGGACCCAGTGATTAAGTTGGATGGGTCAGCATAGCTCACAATGTAAAGTTCTGTGCTTCCTTTATCACAGTCAGCCTTCTCCCTAACTACTTTTAAGTTCCCTTTATTTTGTCTCCCATGGCACCACCTGGTCAACACTGAAGCTGTGAATGGGTCAAAGTTATCCCCTCCTAAAATGAATAAGAACAAGATTATGTTTATTGGCTCTCTCCATCAAGTCTCAAAATAAGACTGCTTCAAAATCATTATTCTTGATACAGAAATTGTTCCCtcaaattatgttaaaaactgGGGAGTGATTTTTGGCTCTCCCTATCTTTTGAATCACATATCCACATAGTCTGCAGCATATCCTTCTTTCATCTGTGAAACATATTCAGTGTAAAACCAATTCTTCCTTTCACTGGTAGAGCACAATTAGTTCATGCTTTGCTAATGGAATCACCCAACACATGTCtttcaaaactacagtatgtgcagaatTGCACTTAAACATATTTCTCCTGTGCTTAAAAACTTACACGGGCTGCCAGTTTTTTAGAGTGTTGAGTTTAAAATTCTCTTTTTGTCATACCATAAACTGCGTGCTCAATCTCCTGTGTGCCTTCAAGACTTACATCTGAGTACTTACACGTTCCAGATCACTTACTTTGTTTGCCTGGTTCTAGGTTACTCACTGTTGTAGGACTTCATGTTAGGGGACTGGACGTTTTTAGCAGTAGCTTTTTAGAATACTCCTCCTGACCATATGAAAAACATGATCACTGCTGATGttttcaaatcttacctcaaaACTTACTTGTTTTTGGAGGCCTTCAGTTTCATACATGTTTTTTGCATTATTAAAAAGTGATTTCCCAGAGCTCTGCATTCAGCAGAGTTGGCACTTAACCCAAACAAAATGTTCGTTATGACTCAAGCACAAGAACAGAGTCAAGTTTGATCTTGATGTTGGGGGTGCATTATAGAATATTATTGTGAACTTAAACAACAGAAACATTTCTTCAGGCTAATGTTAAATGTACATATTGCTACAGGTCTTTGCATGCTTTTATATCCTGGAACTAATATGCCTCCAAGCTGTCTATAAACCTGAACAAttctaagttgtttttttttaaaactgggtTTCACAATGATATTCTAGATAGCATCACTTCCTCTCAAATCTTCAGGCACAGGTTAGATCCAGAGTGGGACACTCAGAATCTTCAGGTAAGATTCTCAGTTGAGATTACCAATGAGAAATTAGTATCTCATTAAAAGGGATACAAATCACTACAGAAATCCTGAGCATCTCAAGGACAATGGGGTGTTTCAGGAGTTTGCAGTTCAAAGCCATCCTTTTTGTAGTCCAGGTAAGACTcgttttgtgtgttttctaaATATTCTTGAATATGCAGTATACCTTAAACACATGAGTGATAGAaagatgtacagtgccttgcaaaagtatacAAAACCTCTGTACAGTGTCTCATGGTGAAATTACGAAATGATgtgtacacatttttttaacttaatgttttattcaaaacctgtgGATGTCTAAGGATAAGAAAATTTAAGCAAATTTCACCAGACACATAATTTAttgttataaaatattattattcatatattaaaagataaatatgaaatatattgaTTGCCAAAGCATTCAGACCCATGAACTCCATATCATGGGGATGCCCCACTGGCAACAGTTATAGCCACAAAGCTTTTTTCAAATAAGATTGTAAGAAATTTGTGATCCAGCTTGgtgcaattatttttatcccTGTTGCCCAGGTAGGAGAGACAGCCAGATCTAGGCAGTAGCTGGGTGGTATTATGTGCATTCAAAGTAGTTATTGCAGATATATTCATTGTTCTAATACATGTATGATACAAAACACTAAGATCAaccacatacatactgtataataaaatatgtagTTTTAAATGGCATTAACTGAAATCCAAACAATAATATTGATTATGCCACTGCTACTGTAGATACCATTCAACAATAACCTATGGATCTGCCTTTTCAATCTGTAACTACTGAAAACCTCTCTGCTCCTGTAGGAGTTACAGAAGTAAGTGGTATCATAATTAATTGGTTGTTAAGAAGATAATAATTAAGgatatttaatgtaaaaaatggaaaaccagAGATTAAAAAATTGGTCCATAGCTTTAATACACAACTATATTCATATGataatttttaaatgtgataCTCTGATGTCATATATACTTTTTATCTATCTGTGTATCAATAATTGTATTGTAAAGAAACACTTAGTAAATGTGCAATTATccaaatataataaatgattaaTATATTCAAGTGATCACTGTCATAGACCTAAAGACAGTTCTCTCTTAATGTATACTTCAATGTCTTTTTGGTTCTTAAAactgtttacaaaataaaatgaaataactcaacataatattgattttatgtttttagtttttatgtgTAATCTAATAGATTAAAGTCATTTTCCTCAGATCCATAATGTTCCATAATgtatataaaaattattttgttcaaTATTCGCAGGTTGTGGCTACAGCATCAGGGGAAGATGCTCCATCCTGTCAGCCTGGGTTCAGTTCAGACAGATTGGTCTTCCAAGTTGACCAGGAGCTTCTGCCCGCAGGCAGGAGAGTGGGAAAGGGTAAGACACTGCCACACCTGATAGGATCTTACCTTCTCAgtgtaaggaactagagtgtgAGTATTTTAGGTTAATATTGCACAAAGGGGGTCATTAAGGCTCTATGTTTTTTTACTAGTTTTCTAGAACTAGCTAGAGTCAAATCATGAAATTATGAATTCATTCATTAAACCTGCAGGAACCCCTTTTCTGAGATTTTTGAGAGGAGAATAATAATGTATCTTAATTATAACAGGACATGGCAATAAAGTCTTCTTGCCCTTGCACgaggaaaacatttttgcacagttctcttttaatgttttaaggGAGTTTCTATCATCAAAAAATGTCCAGTACACTTTACTACCAgtactttttttctgctttatgaAGCACAACTACaattttttttgcagtgaactTTGATGACTGCTCAGACCATAAGAGAACAGTTTATATGTCGGATGATTCCCGATTTCAAGTGGACACAGATGGAACTATAAAGGTGAAGAGAGCTGTGAATCTGCTTGATGGACATGAGAGTTTTTCAGTCCATGCCTGGGATTCTAGTGGGAAAAAACTGACCACAAGAGTCACAGTGGAAAATGAGATAAGAAGCCATCACCACCACCATGAGGATAGTGTCACTCCTGGACAGGTAATTACTTCATAGCTTTTAGTGTCCCCTGATGGCTTAAAGTCATGACCACATTCTACAAATGGGGTACTTTTAAATTATAGAATTGAAGTTTCTTTTGTTAAAACTATACTTCTGTACTGTTGTTCTTTTAtcaagtattacagtatgttgttaatTAAACTTATAAGTAATACCACCACAAATTAcacaatttacaaaaacaaaaaatcattttcacagcCTGAATCCTCTCCAGACGTCCCAGTCCTGGTGTTTCCACAGTCCTCTTCAGGAGAGTGGAAGAGACAGAAGAGAGACTGGGTCATTCCACCCATCGCTGTTTCTGAAAACAACAGAGGCAATTTCCCACAAACTCTGGTTAAGGTACATCATCATTAA
This genomic interval from Lepisosteus oculatus isolate fLepOcu1 chromosome 20, fLepOcu1.hap2, whole genome shotgun sequence contains the following:
- the LOC138224382 gene encoding cadherin-1-like encodes the protein MGCFRSLQFKAILFVVQVVATASGEDAPSCQPGFSSDRLVFQVDQELLPAGRRVGKVNFDDCSDHKRTVYMSDDSRFQVDTDGTIKVKRAVNLLDGHESFSVHAWDSSGKKLTTRVTVENEIRSHHHHHEDSVTPGQPESSPDVPVLVFPQSSSGEWKRQKRDWVIPPIAVSENNRGNFPQTLVKVHHH